The Raphanus sativus cultivar WK10039 chromosome 2, ASM80110v3, whole genome shotgun sequence DNA segment CGTTCGGCTCAAATTTCTTGGCAAAAGAAAGGTGTCTGACAAGAATCGGGACAACAATGCTGCTTCCAAGAAGTTGAAAAAAAGAGTGGAAGTTAAACTTCCTGAAGCGTCATGGGCGGCACTATTAGATACTCTACTTGGGATAGTGCATCCTCCGTGTGAAACTGTGGGCATATCAGCTGACATTCCAATCACCATTGAATTAGATCTCAGTACAGAAGCTGTAATGCAGGGTCCGGAAAAGAATAATCATTGTGTGGAACCAGATTCAAGTAATGTGTCTGTTAAGGATTGCAACATCGGAAGAGAAAGTGGTGGTCAGGTTAAAGAAAAAGAGCCTCCGTTTTCTGAAGAACACCCTCAAGAGAGGCGGAGTACTCGGCTTGAACGTCTTAGGAACCAGAAACCTGAGAAGGCAGAGCTAGAGTCTGATAATAGCAAGGATCCTAGCAGTGACATCCTCCAGTATCTTGAGACTTTTGTCCTTGAAGGTGGATTCAACAGAGTGTCTGTCGGTTCTCACTGCCTTAACAAACCTGATCCGATTTCTGAACACGCTGTCGTTTCTAGTTTTGTGAAGGAAACTTCAGAAAATTATGGTGCTTATCATATGGGTCACTTGCTTCTAGAGTATATTGCAAGTAAATGTGAGCATCTGTTGAGTCGTGATGCAGCCTTAAAAATTTTGGAGTTAGAAAAGCTCACCAGACACTGGGGTCTAGATCGGAAACCTGAATGTAGTCTTTTTCTCGCCGAGCTGTACTATGATCTCGAATCTAAAGGATCAGATATTCCTGAATCCTCATCATGCATGGTAGAAGTGACGTACCATCTCTCTAAGATAATTGAATCGGTTTCCCTTGATCTTGCCATCGAATCGACCCCTAATTCCTGGGAGAAAAGTTTTCCTGACTCCTCATCTAAGAGTTGTCAAGGTGATCAGACTGCTACGGAGGTGTTAGATTATAATAAAAGATCCTTCTGGGCTCGATATTTCTGGCTGAGTGCGCGGTTATCAATATTGGAGGGTAAAAAAACTAAAGCTCTTGAAGAATTTTTCAGGTGTTTAGCATTGTTGGACAAGGAAGGTATTGGAGAATCTCCTGTCGTAATTCAGATGCCCCACTGCAGAAGAATTCGAGAGCTGAACATTGATAGAATCATGCATGAAATAAATCTGCTTAAGATTGATGTCTTGCTGGAAAAGACCGTACCTGAGATGATGGAGAAAGAATTATATTCGGAGTGTGTTAATTTACTTGCATCACTTTTATTTCCAGATAAAGACATCTGGACTGCATCCTCTTTGAAAATAGAAGAAGGGATCTCCTCCACTGAGTTGTCAGCACTGGAAGTGTTAATAAAAGCATGCCAGAAGAGTAAGCCTATAGATGTAGAGGTTTATCTGAACTGCCATAGAAGAAAGTTGCAAGTACTCTTGGAATCAACTGGTACGGGGCAACCTGTTTTGACCTCATCTACAAATTTGAGTGAGAATTGGAATCACTCGGTGGCAGAGGAAATCAAGGGAATTCTTCTTTGTATCACTCAAGTGAAGAACTTTCTTGACCAGTTAGATAACTCTGTAAGTCTGAAATTTGTTTTGGCATAGATAGTATGGTTCTCAGAAGATATTTGAAAAGCTAATTATCTTGGTTGCTTTGGATATGTAAGACTGATCTTGCTTGCACAAGGGTATGCTAGAATCTATACACATGGTCACGAACTTTGTTTGAATCAGCAACTGCATGTGTAACTATTAGGCACTAAAATGTAGAAgagattaatataaataaaatttgcatGTGTAACTATTAGGCACTAAAATGTACACGAGATTAATATAAGTAAAGCTTTGTGGTTGTCCTAATATAAGAACTGTGTCACCGTTATTGATGCGTATGCCTGATGTGCAGAATGACGTGGTTGCCCCAAGAGATTGTATAGCCGGTATACAATCTTTGCTTTTGACAGTCATGTCAAATATCGTGAGGCATTTTCTTTCTAAGAGATATTCAGATTCTCAAATTGCTGACGAGATTGAAGAAGAGCAGAAATGTTGCTTTCTCGATGCAGCTATTGGATTTTGTAAACTTCAACAGCTTGACTCTACCATATCTACGAAATACCAAGTAAGTCATGGCTTTCTAGGAGAGTCCTTACTATCAGTCATGACACTGAAAGCTATTTTGGTCTGCTTCTTTGTGATATTggaatttctaaaatttgttaTTTCAGGTTGAGTTGATCATATGTCTCCATGATTTGCTTGCTGAATATGGGCTCTGCTGCGCTGGTAAAAATTGTGCGGGAGAGGAAGGATCTTTTCTCAGATTTGCAATTAAGCATTTATTGGCTGTGGACATGAAAGTCAAATCCAGCATCAACTCCCCGGATGGCATTGGACATGATATGGGGAAACTATgcagaaatgaaataaaatcatTCGTCGCAGAAGTGCATGTAGAGAGAAACGAAAGCACAAAAACTGATTCTAAGAAGGATGATTCTGAAGGAAAGGTTATTGATAAGGAGAAAGAAGAgctagaagaagaaaataaaaagattccTGAACACACAGAAGTAGTTgctgaagaagaaaaagatgaactTGAGTTGCTAATCAATAACGCTTTAGATCAATGCTTTTTCTGTCTGTATGGTCTAAATCTTAGAGTCGATGGTTCGTACCAAGATGAGCTTGCTGCCCACGAAAACACTAGCCGGGGAGATTATCAGACCAAGGAACAATGTGTTGATGTTTTCCAGTACATACTACCGTATGCCAAGTCTTCTTCTGTGAGTGAAATTTCCTCAACTTGGTAGACCCATTTGCATTATGATATCTGCGTTATAAGTGCGTGCCAAACTTTATTTCCTTATACTTGGTGCATATAGCGTTAAATCTTTAGTGGGGGCACTGGAAGCTACCCAGTGTCAGCAGAAGTTGGTGGatttcaagtttttttctttctgttcgAGTAAAACATCAGGTTGCAGTCTACTAAAATAGCTATTCACTAGTATAACAAGGCTCACATGTGAACTGGTATTTACCAAATAGTGCATATAGATTTAAGCATGCATGAGCAACTGACTTGTCGTGCAGAAATTGGAATGTGTTGCAAGTTGTGTTCAGTAGATAAGAAATACGTGTTCTTGATTTATTCTCTGGTAGACTTATAGCATATCCTTCGTTGATCTTCCGAAACACCTATTGTAACTCATGTAGCTAAAATCGCTAAATATCTAGTGTTTAACAAAGTTACAAGCATGCACTCTTCAACGTATGACATAATGTGATGCTAGCATTGCTCGATACCTAGTCTCTGGTATTCTTATTACTTATACCTATCTTTCTTGTCTCAGAGAACTGGACTAGTTAAACTCCGCAGAGTCTTGAGAGCAATTAAAAAGCATTTTTCACAACCACCAGATGATCTTCTAGTTGGCAATGTGATAGATACATTCTTAGATGACCCTGCTTTATGCGAAGACAAACTCTCATGCGAGGCTGGTTCTGAAGGTTTCCTTGAAACCATAACTAAATGTATAATTCACAGCAAAACTCTCAGCGAGTACAAGGTGTCACTGCTCCACAGGTATAACCAATCATTTTTTGTACGAGTTCCTCTTGCCAAAGATAATTGACTCTTGCATTATAATATATTGCTGAGCAGAGATGAGCATGTAAGATGATCCGAATGTTATGTGTATTCTCTAGATCTTATTGTGCCTAGAAAGCTTCACATGTTTGATTTTAGTGACAAGTTGAAGCAGAATGGATAACTTTCCTAGAATCTTTTTCTTGTTCTCGTTAAAAAATGGTGATCCTCTTTAAGAGAAATTTTGGTTACTGACAAATAAGAAATATTGAATCTTAGATGtttagtgtttcaaaaaaaaaaagaatcttagaTGTTTATAATGTTGGAATACATAAGGATGTTGTTTTAACTTTCTTGCAGTTCCGAACCCTATTTGGATGTCTACCgcaatttatattatttcttgGCTCAGTCAGAGGAAGTTAGTGCTAGTGATAAATGGCCCGGCTTTGTTCTCACCAAGGAAGGAGAAGAGTTTGTACAGCAGAATGCAAATCTGTTCAAATATGATCTGCTCTATAATCCTCTGCGCTTTGAGAGTTGGGAAAAGCTTGGCAATATTTACGATGAGGCAAGTTCTTTCGTTCGTTGTTGGTACTGTAGTTCTATTTTAACTTGTAGAACTTTTTGAATTGTATCTTTAAATATCAGTTATGAGTTGTTCCTTTTTCGTTAGGTAGCTTTTAGAGATGAATTATAACCCTGGAATAAGAGAGGGTGGCTATGTGTCTTTCATTGATGAGTCGTTACTCATGTATTGATAATTACTTAATTTACCATTTGTTTTTCACCTATGTCAGGAAGTAGATTTGTTGCTAAATGATGGGAGTAAGCACATAAATGTCGTAGGATGGAGGAAGAATGCTGCTCTTTCGCAAAGAGTTGAaacaagcagaagaagaagcagacgTTGCCTGCTAATGAGTTTGGCGTTGGCAAATTCACCAGAACAGCAGGTTTCATTTGTCACCTTCATTCATGCGTAATTACTTACTGGATATAACATATAATTAGATGTTGCTGCGTAATCACCTATCCTTTTCCTAAAACATTTTACTCATATTTCTAATGTTAGTATGGTTAACTTGAATTCACTGTTCAGCTTTACCAATATGTGAATTTGCATTAAACCTAAAATACTTTGCTAGGTAGAGAGTACAAGTTAAAAACTTGATTATATACCTCTTTGTGATGCAAAAATGAGCATACTTGTACAGCTTTGATTTTGATGGAGGAATGGCTTTTTGAAGAATTGTCAGTTTTGTTTTTGCAGTATGTTATAGTTTCATGTTGCTGTTATTGATGATGTTTGTGATCCTCCTTATTGTAGTCTGAGATACATGAGCTGTTGGCGCTGGTATACTATGACAGCCTTCAGAGTGTTGTGCCGTCTTATGATCAGCGGTCCGTGCTACCGTCGAAGGATGCAACGTGGACAAAATTTTGTGAGAACTCAATGAAGCATTTCAAGAAAGCCTTTGCACATAGGTATAGTGTACTGTGTATTCATAGTTTCTTCATTTTGGTATATTATTTAAGAGcctgattatttatttttcttaacccATCCTGTACAGACAAGATTGGTCACATGCATTCTACATGGGAAAactcagtgagaagcttgggcACCCGTATGAAATTTCGTTATCCTATTATGAGCAAGCCATGACATTGAACCCGTCTGCAGTAGATCCTGTGTATAGAATGCATGCTTCTCGTTTGAAGCTTNNNNNNNNNNNNNNNNNNNNNNNNNNNNNNNNNNNNNNNNNNNNNNNNNNNNNNNNNNNNNNNNNNNNNNNNNNNNNNNNNNNNNNNNNNNNNNNNNNNNaatatacaaaatggactaatataattacctaaaaacattgttttgtctaagataatcataaaataaaatttagattatatacgtatttcaaatcaaataataattttaaagttgatttatatcaaaaattgataaaaaaatatgcatacattcaaaaatttatttttactaaaatattttccaataaccattatttaaaaaatgtttttcatatatataaaaaaatacaacaaaaaaattaattctatataccaacttaaatatggttttatatttcggattaaactttaagaatataatatatatgattatttataagatggtatatataaaaatactattacttatatgtatttttatatgaatggaccaatacaattaaattattattgatGACATATATACGAACATAATAGTGAACTAGGGTggacgttcaggtatccattccgtttggattttgggtttccagggtcaaagatttcagcccaaTTCATATATtcctaaatttcagttcgaattttGACTGGGGctgcgttcaggtatccattcggggtAGTTACATATTTGCTTGGTTTTGGGTTTCCGAGGTCAAatatttcagccccattcaaatattttggaatttcaaatcgaattatattcggatcttttgCGGGtgggttcagttcgggttcggataatccatttaaattatttttttaaattcattataaattttaaatttcttaaatatataaaataaaaataatatatgtatataaatctgaaaaacatatgtcagaatacataaacttaacatataaattggtttggtttaaattttggatcaaaaatcaataattattttaaatacttttggtgttttgagtgtacttccaatatgttagatatttatatttgactatttatatattttcaaagtatttaaactaacctaaaagtatcatatatatattctggatgtttttatatacatttaaaactaaaataataatatatatacatatataagtatataaatctttttcggatacattttgatatccaaatactttggttcgaattggttatggtttcagttgtctaaatatcaaaaattttgaataatttggatatttaatcaattttggttcgggtttgatattactttttcggatc contains these protein-coding regions:
- the LOC130508211 gene encoding calcineurin-binding protein 1 (The sequence of the model RefSeq protein was modified relative to this genomic sequence to represent the inferred CDS: added 1659 bases not found in genome assembly), with product MFSIAAINDTESKEKWEPLAPSKEAQEFHLSQTYHEGLLKLQAKDYEKARELLESILKDPIIANSKVETITNDNHLHHLRFLALKNLATVFLELGSSHYEDALNCYLQAIDIDAKDSVLWNHLGTLSCSMGLLSISRWAFEQGLLCSPNNWNCMEKLLEVLIAIGDEVSCLSIANLILRHWPSHSRALHVKHSIEEIDPEPFAPKGIDKLEPQHVRLKFLGKRKVSDKNRDNNAASKKLKKRVEVKLPEASWAALLDTLLGIVHPPCETVGISADIPITIELDLSTEAVMQGPEKNNHCVEPDSSNVSVKDCNIGRESGGQVKEKEPPFSEEHPQERRSTRLERLRNQKPEKAELESDNSKDPSSDILQYLETFVLEGGFNRVSVGSHCLNKPDPISEHAVVSSFVKETSENYGAYHMGHLLLEYIASKCEHLLSRDAALKILELEKLTRHWGLDRKPECSLFLAELYYDLESKGSDIPESSSCMVEVTYHLSKIIESVSLDLAIESTPNSWEKSFPDSSSKSCQGDQTATEVLDYNKRSFWARYFWLSARLSILEGKKTKALEEFFRCLALLDKEGIGESPVVIQMPHCRRIRELNIDRIMHEINLLKIDVLLEKTVPEMMEKELYSECVNLLASLLFPDKDIWTASSLKIEEGISSTELSALEVLIKACQKSKPIDVEVYLNCHRRKLQVLLESTGTGQPVLTSSTNLSENWNHSVAEEIKGILLCITQVKNFLDQLDNSNDVVAPRDCIAGIQSLLLTVMSNIVRHFLSKRYSDSQIADEIEEEQKCCFLDAAIGFCKLQQLDSTISTKYQVELIICLHDLLAEYGLCCAGKNCAGEEGSFLRFAIKHLLAVDMKVKSSINSPDGIGHDMGKLCRNEIKSFVAEVHVERNESTKTDSKKDDSEGKVIDKEKEELEEENKKIPEHTEVVAEEEKDELELLINNALDQCFFCLYGLNLRVDGSYQDELAAHENTSRGDYQTKEQCVDVFQYILPYAKSSSRTGLVKLRRVLRAIKKHFSQPPDDLLVGNVIDTFLDDPALCEDKLSCEAGSEGFLETITKCIIHSKTLSEYKVSLLHSSEPYLDVYRNLYYFLAQSEEVSASDKWPGFVLTKEGEEFVQQNANLFKYDLLYNPLRFESWEKLGNIYDEAIDLLLNDGSKHINVVGWRKNAALSQRVETSRRRSRRCLLMSLALANSPEQQSEIHELLALVYYDSLQSVVPSYDQRSVLPSKDATWTKFCENSMKHFKKAFAHRQDWSHAFYMGKLSEKLGHPYEISLSYYEQAMTLNPSAVDPVYRMHASRLKLLNACGKQNLEALKVLVSYCFDESIKDTAMAIIGTATFGSSRPLEEGQDGNLEASYAKIGEGSIQMEGVWHMLYNDSLSALGTCVEGDLKHFHKARYMLAQGLYKRGGSSDLQRAKEELSFCFKSSRSSFTINMWEIDGMVKKGRRKTPGLAGNKKALEVNLPESSRKFITCIRKYLLFYLRLLEETGDVNTLERAFNSLRSDKRFALCVEDLVPVAIGRYINALVASMSQVESGGAKINPDSQLEKIFSLFIEQGSIWPDIRNFPETKDPETSERILYRFLHQYIVSLELDNKVETLETINEKIRKRFKNPKLSNSFSAKVGRHASLAWCRALIISLASITPLQQVSSAASQAINPSSSDFLENRRVLCVDLQSGFWNSSFENPSESQMLEAKWGPVLSKIKNVLIANKVSEENLEIANSLLKSCYSYFRETASVTLPSEISLYFALPRLATAGKLLPGTEGVEVIDVSIPRKLLLWAYTLFHGHCGSISQVVKYMEENTKPKMKRGATTSSVVPSVQSGGNNEPEAAPKHVQVMVSDSLGGDSCGSTSSPV